The following proteins are co-located in the Poecile atricapillus isolate bPoeAtr1 chromosome 2, bPoeAtr1.hap1, whole genome shotgun sequence genome:
- the OSGIN2 gene encoding oxidative stress-induced growth inhibitor 2 produces MPVWCCRCSLAGHFRTYSGTETEGQILNSFVQYFGDSLGRKIKRMPLIEETVLPGDSLLTLPVVIIGNGPSGICLSYLLSGYRPYLSPEAIHPNPILHTKLEEARHLSIVDQDLEYLSEGLEGRSSNPVAVLFDTLLHPDADFGYDYPPVLHWKLEQHNYIPHIVLGKGPPGGAWHSMEGSMLTISFGDWMELPGLSFKEWAASKRRNIKSDRVMPEEIACYYKHYVKVMGLQKNFRDNVYITSVSRLYREKDDEGRSHQNEDISTQHLEMEDGQKLLIKRNWEVRGYQRATDGSHVPFCLFAENVALATGTFDSPGRLQVEGEDFPFVLHSMSDFGAAISKGKLRGKADPVLIVGAGLTAADAVLCAYNNNIPVVHVFRRRVTDTSLIFKQLPKKLYPEYHKVYHMMCTQSHTVDSNQHSAYTSFPEHNVLSFKPEMKCVLQSASGLKKILKFSVALVLIGSHPNLFFLKDQGHSIGHHSNQPITCKGNPIEIDPYTYECTKEANLFALGPLVGDNFVRFLKGGALGITRCLAIRQKKKHELIESGDGGGDGVP; encoded by the exons ATGCCCGTGTGGTGCTGCCGCTGCTCCCTGGCTGGTCACTTCAG AACTTACAGCGGCACTGAAACCGAAGGACAGATTTTGAATTCCTTTGTTCAGTACTTTGGTGACAGCCTTGGGAGGAAGATTAAAAGAATGCCTTTAATTGAAGAAACTGTTCTGCCTGGGGACTCCCTTCTTACTCTGCCTGTAGTAATAATAG GAAATGGACCTTCAGGAATTTGCCTTTCTTACCTGCTCTCTGGATACAGGCCATATTTATCTCCTGAAGCTATACACCCAAATCCCATCCTACATACAAAATTAGAAGAAGCTCGACATCTTTCCATTGTTGATCAA GATCTGGAGTACCTGTCAGAAGGCCTGGAAGGACGCTCCTCAAACCCAGTTGCAGTGCTTTTTGATACGTTGCTTCACCCTGATGCTGACTTTGGCTATGACTACCCACCTGTTCTGCACTGGAAGTTAGAACAACATAATTACATTCCACACATAGTGCTTGGAAAAGGACCACCTGGTGGGGCTTGGCAT TCCATGGAGGGCTCTATGCTAACCATCAGTTTTGGAGACTGGATGGAATTGCCTGGCCTCAGCTTTAAGGAGTGGGCAGCTAGCAAACGCAG aaatataaAGAGTGATCGAGTAATGCCAGAGGAAATAGCTTGTTATTATAAACACTATGTTAAAGTCATGGGCCTCCAAAAGAATTTCAGAGACAATGTTTACATAACATCAGTGTCCAGGCTTTACCGAGAAAAGGATGATGAAGGTAGAAGTCACCAAAATGAAGATATTTCAACACAGCATTTGGAAATGGAAGATGGACAGAAATTACTTATTAAGAGAAACTGGGAAGTCAGAGGTTATCAGCGAGCAACAGATGGTTCTCATGTGCCCTTCTGCCTCTTTGCTGAGAATGTAGCTCTTGCAACTGGAACCTTTGACTCTCCTGGCCGACTGCAAGTTGAAGGAGAAGACTTTCCTTTTGTCCTCCATTCCATGTCTGACTTTGGAGCCGCAATCAGCAAAGGAAAGTTACGTGGGAAGGCAGACCCTGTGTTGATTGTGGGTGCTGGACTAACAGCAGCAGATGCAGTACTGTGTGCCTATAACAACAACATCCCAGTAGTCCATGTGTTTCGTAGAAGAGTTACCGATACAAGCCTGATTTTCAAACAGTTACCTAAAAAGCTTTACCCTGAATACCATAAGGTCTATCATATGATGTGTACTCAGTCTCATACCGTGGACTCTAATCAACATTCTGCTTACACTAGTTTCCCTGAACACAATGTACTTTCCTTCAAGCCTGAAATGAAATGTGTTCTTCAGAGTGCCTCCGGACTGAAGaaaattttgaagttttctgTAGCCTTAGTTCTGATAGGCTCTCACccaaatcttttctttttaaaggacCAAGGACATAGCATAGGTCATCACTCTAATCAGCCCATCACATGCAAGGGGAATCCTATAGAGATTGATCCATACACTTACGAATGCACTAAAGAAGCCAACCTCTTTGCTTTAGGGCCTCTGGTGGGAGACAACTTTGTACGGTTTTTAAAAGGAGGTGCACTGGGCATTACACGATGCTTGGCAATAAGACAAAAGAAGAAACATGAATTGATTGAAAGTGGGGATGGAGGAGGTGATGGGGTACCATAA